One genomic region from Lineus longissimus chromosome 6, tnLinLong1.2, whole genome shotgun sequence encodes:
- the LOC135489038 gene encoding tetratricopeptide repeat protein 1-like isoform X2, giving the protein MVKVDKMNKMAEETSSGDQYSAASLEQPDETTEDLLKEFEERLQYSDSSDDDEFHDAQAELLQEEAMHKAELDKERPKNSVEDIDKNSAPGARATGVKTVVDNTDFSETIQSDDVIAQNCPGEASETFPNLGPSDRLPMFGDITTSNPSLPSESESADNSTIRDPCNVTGAAVASDNEPVIDVDELVQEAVEEGATMEDDPVEPIVIDEDQLLKDLEATWSEEEKEDKKAEAQELKTSGNELFKQGCIEEAKEQYTAALALCPTCFPKERSIMYSNRAACRMRDEEYEDAIKDCSKAMELNPGYLKCILRRAELHEKTEKLDEALVDYQKVLEIDPSIISARRACMRLPDQIKERNEKLKEEMMGKLKDLGNMILKPFGLSTDSFQMNQDPNTGGYSMNFKR; this is encoded by the exons ATggtaaaagttgataaaat GAATAAGATGGCAGAAGAAACAAGTTCTGGTGACCAGTATTCTGCAGCTAGTTTGGAACAGCCAGATGAGACCACAGAGGACCTCTTGAAAGAATTTGAGGAGAGACTGCAGTATTCCGATTCTTCTGATGACGATGAATTCCACGATGCACAAGCTGAACTACTCCAAGAAGAAGCAATGCATAAAGCTGAACTTGACAAGGAAAGGCCTAAAAATAGTGTGGAAGACATCGATAAAAATTCAGCGCCAGGGGCTAGGGCAACTGGTGTGAAAACAGTGGTAGACAATACAGACTTTTCAGAAACGATACAAAGTGATGATGTAATAGCTCAAAATTGTCCTGGGGAAGCTTCCGAAACATTTCCAAATCTAGGTCCCTCTGATCGACTTCCAATGTTTGGTGATATCACAACCTCAAATCCTAGTCTCCCCAGCGAATCAGAATCAGCTGATAACAGCACTATTCGTGATCCTTGTAATGTCACTGGTGCTGCAGTAGCCTCTGATAACGAGCCTGTTATTGACGTTGATGAATTAGTTCAGGAAGCAGTGGAGGAGGGCGCTACTATGGAAGACGATCCTGTGGAACCAATTGTCATTGATGAAGATCAACTTCTGAAGGATTTGGAAGCCACATGGTCAGAGGAAGAGAAGGAG GACAAAAAGGCTGAAGCACAGGAGCTGAAGACATCAGGAAATGAGCTGTTCAAGCAGGGGTGTATAGAGGAGGCTAAAGAGCAGTACACAGCTGCCCTAGCATTGTGTCCGACATGTTTTCCTAAGGAGCGATCCATCATGTATTCCAATAGGGCAGCTTGTCGAATGAGAGAT GAAGAATATGAAGATGCCATCAAAGACTGCTCAAAGGCCATGGAGTTGAATCCTGGGTACTTGAAATGCATCTTGAGAcgagctgagctgcacgaaaaGACAGAAAAGTTGGATGAGGCATTAGTCGACTATCAGAAGGTTTTAGAAATTGATCCATCAATTATTTCTGCAAGGCGAGCTTGTATG CGATTGCCAGACCAGATCAAGGAGCGGaatgaaaaattaaaagaagAGATGATGG GTAAACTAAAGGACCTCGGCAATATGATTCTGAAACCATTTGGACTGTCTACAGATAGCTTTCAAATGAATCAAGACCCAAACACTGGAGGATATTCTATGAATTTCAAGAGATGA
- the LOC135489038 gene encoding tetratricopeptide repeat protein 1-like isoform X1, giving the protein MSMVHAWRNKMAEETSSGDQYSAASLEQPDETTEDLLKEFEERLQYSDSSDDDEFHDAQAELLQEEAMHKAELDKERPKNSVEDIDKNSAPGARATGVKTVVDNTDFSETIQSDDVIAQNCPGEASETFPNLGPSDRLPMFGDITTSNPSLPSESESADNSTIRDPCNVTGAAVASDNEPVIDVDELVQEAVEEGATMEDDPVEPIVIDEDQLLKDLEATWSEEEKEDKKAEAQELKTSGNELFKQGCIEEAKEQYTAALALCPTCFPKERSIMYSNRAACRMRDEEYEDAIKDCSKAMELNPGYLKCILRRAELHEKTEKLDEALVDYQKVLEIDPSIISARRACMRLPDQIKERNEKLKEEMMGKLKDLGNMILKPFGLSTDSFQMNQDPNTGGYSMNFKR; this is encoded by the exons GAATAAGATGGCAGAAGAAACAAGTTCTGGTGACCAGTATTCTGCAGCTAGTTTGGAACAGCCAGATGAGACCACAGAGGACCTCTTGAAAGAATTTGAGGAGAGACTGCAGTATTCCGATTCTTCTGATGACGATGAATTCCACGATGCACAAGCTGAACTACTCCAAGAAGAAGCAATGCATAAAGCTGAACTTGACAAGGAAAGGCCTAAAAATAGTGTGGAAGACATCGATAAAAATTCAGCGCCAGGGGCTAGGGCAACTGGTGTGAAAACAGTGGTAGACAATACAGACTTTTCAGAAACGATACAAAGTGATGATGTAATAGCTCAAAATTGTCCTGGGGAAGCTTCCGAAACATTTCCAAATCTAGGTCCCTCTGATCGACTTCCAATGTTTGGTGATATCACAACCTCAAATCCTAGTCTCCCCAGCGAATCAGAATCAGCTGATAACAGCACTATTCGTGATCCTTGTAATGTCACTGGTGCTGCAGTAGCCTCTGATAACGAGCCTGTTATTGACGTTGATGAATTAGTTCAGGAAGCAGTGGAGGAGGGCGCTACTATGGAAGACGATCCTGTGGAACCAATTGTCATTGATGAAGATCAACTTCTGAAGGATTTGGAAGCCACATGGTCAGAGGAAGAGAAGGAG GACAAAAAGGCTGAAGCACAGGAGCTGAAGACATCAGGAAATGAGCTGTTCAAGCAGGGGTGTATAGAGGAGGCTAAAGAGCAGTACACAGCTGCCCTAGCATTGTGTCCGACATGTTTTCCTAAGGAGCGATCCATCATGTATTCCAATAGGGCAGCTTGTCGAATGAGAGAT GAAGAATATGAAGATGCCATCAAAGACTGCTCAAAGGCCATGGAGTTGAATCCTGGGTACTTGAAATGCATCTTGAGAcgagctgagctgcacgaaaaGACAGAAAAGTTGGATGAGGCATTAGTCGACTATCAGAAGGTTTTAGAAATTGATCCATCAATTATTTCTGCAAGGCGAGCTTGTATG CGATTGCCAGACCAGATCAAGGAGCGGaatgaaaaattaaaagaagAGATGATGG GTAAACTAAAGGACCTCGGCAATATGATTCTGAAACCATTTGGACTGTCTACAGATAGCTTTCAAATGAATCAAGACCCAAACACTGGAGGATATTCTATGAATTTCAAGAGATGA
- the LOC135489907 gene encoding metal transporter CNNM4-like encodes MADGRGSIYLLLCISLIFCQQIGLSEQIAVPIVSGIRADEGASSKYVDGVLEIIAGSLTKLRIFGANLGPGTKVAFTTNPGNVTTDCTHLRRSETFSVIESDDDKTTALLEVTLQELRDDEEYYFICVQIPDESLPLLPGADSVTSSASATGGSVDMQKLDNVAVTKFTHQGMDKWCIFKTAPEVKPTTLMPIWLQCCLIAFLLTLSGLFSGLNLGLMALDQTELKVIEKCGKEKEKRYAHVIQPLRKRGNFLLCSLLLGNVLVNNTMTILLDDLTSGIIAVIGATLGIVIFGEIVPQSICSRHGLAVGAKTIWVTKIFMLLTFPLSFPISKLLDCILGEEIGQVYNREKLMELIKISSNDLEKGEIDIISGAMEFSKKTVKDVMTPLDDAYMISEDNVLDFETMSEIMKRGYSRIPVYGDKRSNIIALLNIKDLAFVDPDDKTPLKAICQFYNHPISFVYEDDKLDNMLAEFKKGHSHMAFVQRINSEGEGDPFYEIIGLLTLEDIIEEIIQAEIVDETDTITDNKMKNPRNLKRQDFTMFNAPDEQHKPRMSPQLSLATFQYLSTTLDPFKSEWISETVLQRLLKQDIVVNLQYKPNAEAEGSNENVIFKAGMPCDFFAMILIGRVQVEIGKEKLIFEGGPFMYFGVQALQGVPPILTRSQSSGSIASLASVGPSYYHRQPTYNPDFSVKALTDVQFLKIHRAHYVAAYRATLVERHPKSSHHETQDAEDPFLKEWSRCQLPREAPLAAGEDDDDNAQDKNNDSSDKVSVNSLSVRLIDSDGNPTDSGKDHPTKL; translated from the exons ATGGCTGACGGACGGGGGAGTATTTATCTGCTCCTGTGTATTTCCCTCATTTTCTGTCAACAAATTGGCCTCAGCGAGCAAATTGCCGTGCCTATCGTTAGCGGCATACGAGCTGATGAAGGTGCCTCCTCAAAATACGTGGACGGCGTCCTGGAAATCATAGCAGGGAGCTTGACAAAGCTGAGAATTTTCGGAGCCAACCTCGGCCCAGGTACCAAAGTGGCATTCACAACGAATCCAGGAAATGTCACTACAGACTGTACTCACCTACGAAGGTCGGAGACGTTTTCAGTTATTGAAAGCGATGACGATAAAACAACTGCGCTGCTTGAGGTCACCCTCCAGGAACTGCGCGACGATGAAGAATACTATTTCATTTGTGTGCAGATCCCCGATGAGTCGTTACCGTTACTCCCAGGAGCAGATTCGGTGACGTCGTCCGCCTCCGCAACAGGGGGCAGTGTCGACATGCAAAAGCTAGACAATGTTGCAGTCACAAAGTTCACCCATCAGGGTATGGACAAATGGTGCATATTTAAAACAGCACCAGAGGTGAAACCGACAACGTTGATGCCGATTTGGTTACAGTGTTGTTTGATTGCATTTTTACTCACTTTGTCTGGGTTGTTTTCCGGGTTGAATTTAGGCCTGATGGCATTGGACCAGACGGAGTTAAAGGTGATCGAAAAATGcggaaaggaaaaggaaaaacgGTATGCACATGTCATACAGCCGTTGAGAAAGCGAGGAAATTTCTTGTTGTGCTCATTGTTATTGGGCAATGTATTGGTCAATAATACTATGACGATATTGTTAGACGATTTGACTAGTGGTATTATCGCTGTTATTGGTGCCACATTAGGTATTGTGATATTTGGAGAAATTGTTCCCCAGAGTATTTGCTCAAGACATGGTCTTGCAGTCGGTGCCAAAACGATATGGGTCACAAAAATATTCATGCTGCTAACATTTCCGCTATCATTCCCGATAAGTAAACTTCTTGATTGCATTCTTGGTGAGGAAATCGGCCAGGTGTATAATCGTGAAAAACTGATGGAACTTATCAAAATTTCTAGCaatgacttagaaaaaggcGAGATTGATATCATATCCGGTGCAATGGAATTCAGTAAAAAGACGGTCAAGGATGTGATGACGCCCTTAGACGATGCTTACATGATCTCGGAAGATAATGTCCTCGATTTTGAGACGATGTCAGAAATAATGAAAAGGGGGTACTCTCGGATTCCGGTGTATGGGGATAAGCGCTCCAATATTATTGCTCTGCTAAACATCAAGGATTTGGCGTTCGTCGATCCAGACGACAAGACGCCTCTCAAAGCAATCTGTCAGTTTTACAATCATCCTATCAGTTTTGTCTACGAGGATGATAAACTCGATAACATGTTGGCCGAATTCAAAAAAG GTCATTCCCACATGGCATTCGTTCAGCGTATCAACAGCGAAGGAGAAGGCGACCCATTCTATGAGATTATTGGCTTGCTAACTTTAGAAGACATCATTGAAGAGATTATTCAGGCGGAGATAGTCGACGAGACTGACACAATCA CTGACAACAAAATGAAGAATCCTCGTAacctgaagagacaggattTCACCATGTTCAACGCCCCTGATGAGCAACATAAGCCACGGATGTCTCCACAGCTCTCACTTGCCACTTTCCAGTATCTGTCCACTA CCTTGGATCCTTTCAAATCCGAGTGGATCTCCGAGACGGTCTTGCAGCGTCTTCTGAAACAGGACATCGTGGTCAACTTGCAATACAAGCCGAATGCAGAAGCGGAAGGCTCCAATGAAAATGTGATATTCAAGGCAGGCATGCCGTGTGACTTCTTTGCGATGATCCTGATTGGTCGAGTTCAGGTCGAAATTGGCAAGGAGAAGTTGATATTTGAGGGCGGGCCGTTTATGTACTTCGGTGTGCAGGCTCTTCAAG GAGTTCCACCAATTCTGACCAGGTCCCAGAGCAGTGGAAGTATTGCCAGCTTGGCCAGCGTTGGGCCGAGTTACTACCACAGACAACCCACCTACAACCCAGACTTCTCGGTGAAGGCACTCACCGACGTACAATTCTTAAAGATCCACCGTGCACACTACGTGGCGGCCTACCGCGCCACGCTGGTCGAACGACACCCGAAATCATCGCACCACGAAACCCAGGACGCCGAGGACCCATTCTTGAAGGAATGGTCGCGCTGTCAATTGCCCAGGGAAGCCCCGTTAGCTGCCGGtgaggacgatgacgacaaTGCTCAAGACAAAAACAATGATAGCTCTGACAAGGTCAGTGTTAATTCGTTGTCCGTGAGGCTGATTGACTCCGATGGTAACCCTACGGATTCTGGTAAAGACCACCCAACAAAACTCTGA
- the LOC135489038 gene encoding tetratricopeptide repeat protein 1-like isoform X3, giving the protein MAEETSSGDQYSAASLEQPDETTEDLLKEFEERLQYSDSSDDDEFHDAQAELLQEEAMHKAELDKERPKNSVEDIDKNSAPGARATGVKTVVDNTDFSETIQSDDVIAQNCPGEASETFPNLGPSDRLPMFGDITTSNPSLPSESESADNSTIRDPCNVTGAAVASDNEPVIDVDELVQEAVEEGATMEDDPVEPIVIDEDQLLKDLEATWSEEEKEDKKAEAQELKTSGNELFKQGCIEEAKEQYTAALALCPTCFPKERSIMYSNRAACRMRDEEYEDAIKDCSKAMELNPGYLKCILRRAELHEKTEKLDEALVDYQKVLEIDPSIISARRACMRLPDQIKERNEKLKEEMMGKLKDLGNMILKPFGLSTDSFQMNQDPNTGGYSMNFKR; this is encoded by the exons ATGGCAGAAGAAACAAGTTCTGGTGACCAGTATTCTGCAGCTAGTTTGGAACAGCCAGATGAGACCACAGAGGACCTCTTGAAAGAATTTGAGGAGAGACTGCAGTATTCCGATTCTTCTGATGACGATGAATTCCACGATGCACAAGCTGAACTACTCCAAGAAGAAGCAATGCATAAAGCTGAACTTGACAAGGAAAGGCCTAAAAATAGTGTGGAAGACATCGATAAAAATTCAGCGCCAGGGGCTAGGGCAACTGGTGTGAAAACAGTGGTAGACAATACAGACTTTTCAGAAACGATACAAAGTGATGATGTAATAGCTCAAAATTGTCCTGGGGAAGCTTCCGAAACATTTCCAAATCTAGGTCCCTCTGATCGACTTCCAATGTTTGGTGATATCACAACCTCAAATCCTAGTCTCCCCAGCGAATCAGAATCAGCTGATAACAGCACTATTCGTGATCCTTGTAATGTCACTGGTGCTGCAGTAGCCTCTGATAACGAGCCTGTTATTGACGTTGATGAATTAGTTCAGGAAGCAGTGGAGGAGGGCGCTACTATGGAAGACGATCCTGTGGAACCAATTGTCATTGATGAAGATCAACTTCTGAAGGATTTGGAAGCCACATGGTCAGAGGAAGAGAAGGAG GACAAAAAGGCTGAAGCACAGGAGCTGAAGACATCAGGAAATGAGCTGTTCAAGCAGGGGTGTATAGAGGAGGCTAAAGAGCAGTACACAGCTGCCCTAGCATTGTGTCCGACATGTTTTCCTAAGGAGCGATCCATCATGTATTCCAATAGGGCAGCTTGTCGAATGAGAGAT GAAGAATATGAAGATGCCATCAAAGACTGCTCAAAGGCCATGGAGTTGAATCCTGGGTACTTGAAATGCATCTTGAGAcgagctgagctgcacgaaaaGACAGAAAAGTTGGATGAGGCATTAGTCGACTATCAGAAGGTTTTAGAAATTGATCCATCAATTATTTCTGCAAGGCGAGCTTGTATG CGATTGCCAGACCAGATCAAGGAGCGGaatgaaaaattaaaagaagAGATGATGG GTAAACTAAAGGACCTCGGCAATATGATTCTGAAACCATTTGGACTGTCTACAGATAGCTTTCAAATGAATCAAGACCCAAACACTGGAGGATATTCTATGAATTTCAAGAGATGA